CGGTGAATGACTCATACATTTCTGATTTTAATAAGTTTCGCAACATACCGTAGATACAAAAATGGTGGAAACCATGAGTCAcacgtttattttttattttttgcaaatgaTTGCAGAGCACAATATTCAGAGTGTGCTgtcaaaaactgaaacaaatatTACCACCTAGTGCCTCCCTGGGGTAAAATGACAACTAATTGTTGGGCACAGTCATTAGAAAGTATTGGTACAAATGGAGGTGAGCAATCTAAAGAATTTGACTGCCAAAAGGATAATTACTGCAGGATGCATTTCACCACTTCCTCAGAACAGAATTATACACATTATAccactaaatgaataaaaaatgatgaCGGTTTAATATAACAGACATCACTTAATTACACAGTCTGCAACAACTTTTAACACTAAGGTTACATGTGAACTTCAAGTCCACTGAATCCCCCTGTGTCAGTGTTACTAAGGTGAGTGTATCAGTGtatcagaccagggtcaaaattgtttcagattcaaataaTAATCTATGCTTtaatgagcttgtctggtgtattagaaGCTATAAAATTCTTTCAAAAAGTGAGAAccacaccttctggtcctcttggatagctcaattacaccaggcaagatcaaccaggcacagaaacatatttgaatccaaaacaattacatatctgACCGAGGTCTGCAGTGCATCTAGCGGTGCCGGCAGGTGAACGGGTCTTTACCTGTCCGTGTTGGGCCTGTCCTGGGGCGAGTCTTCAGGGCTGGCGCTGCCCAAAATCCTTCTGCGGGCCTCTGCGTATTCCGCCTCTCGCTGAGCAAGGGACTTCACCTGCGGGAGGGGCCGGGCCGGGGCCAGCGGGGACCCCAGGGAGCCATTGCTGGAGGGCCGCTTCAGGATGCGTATCTGGGGTGGCGGGGCGGCGGGGAGGGAGTCATCCTGGATCACGATAGCCGTCCTCAACGGAGATCGTCCAGAACCGCCACCCGACATTCTGCAGGAGTCAGCCTTAGTTTCAACAACCACACAACTCATCAACAGTTCCTGCTCCTTCAAAATGTGTCACCAGGTTTCAATGTTTTGGCCTTTTAGGCTGACCATAATCTTCACAGAGTTCAATTGACAAGGAATGTTGTccgcagttgaaattgtacttccctctagggtctttcagcgaacttatccctggttatggatatgcactttgttgtacatcgctctggataagagcgtctgccaaatgccaataatgtaatggaatgccTCTAATTTCTTTAATTCAGTGTTCAAGTAAATTTTGTCTCTCTGCAGTCACACAAATTTCCACTGGCCAAggttttgtatttgtacatatttCTAATTGATCTTTGTTGTTAAACAGGACAGTGATActctttaaaatttattttaacagCTGTTCTACTGTACACTGGAGTGACATGTTCTTTAACACTAGAGCGAACAGGCGGAACAGCTATCGAACACGAACAGCATGACCAAAAATGGCCGCGAGGTTGTAGGTTTGATCATCACTCACTTCTCTTTCTGGCTGATCCTCAGTTTCTCCTCCAGTCTTCTTTCCATTTCCTGCATATAGAAAATGAAGTGTTATTGCCCAGCAAATACGCCAACATAAGCCTCAGCGGGCAGAGGCCACTATTGACAGTGTGTAAGCCACTTGTAAAGATGAGAGGCTTCAAATTTCAAATCCTAGCCTGCTTAATGTAAATGACTTCCAAATCTAGATTTTATTAACGGGTAAAActggttttattgtttttataaataaagttttcatGGGCCACACAGGCAGGAGGAGGGGTAacccaaggggggggggggggggggggggggggtattcagtttcaaagttatttttgtttagcagattgaatactggagagactgaATGGCACACTGGAGGAGGAAGCAAAATCAGTTTGTCAATTAGAACACCCTTCAATTCTCTCACTGGGCTGATACTGGACATCCATCTAAAAGACATGCCAATTACTGCATAACACACTGCCACTTTTCCACATTCTTGCAGCGATAAGGCCCAGTAGTGACAAATTCACTCCTCAATCTACCAGTATAGCAGGCCAAATTGCATTACAGTGCAAGTTGAAATGCCAATATGACTTACAATGTCCATATTTCTATCACGTTATGGTCAGCGCCTGAAGTCTCAAAATGCCGAAGGCTAGCAAGGCGTAGAAccgaaatagaaataaaaactcACTATCCAAAGCTCACTTTCTAAAAGGGCTAACTTAGCTGTAGCATTGCCTAGCTTCAGTGGCAAACTTCAAGCATCGCATGGATAGCGGGTTACTAGTTAGCTAACCAACAGGACAGACAATATACAACCTGCAATTCAGccaaaaatattaattaatgggaCGGCTCACAAGCTGATAAGTGCACAAGCGAGACAGTCGCCTAGTTAGCAGCTAGTTCTCAGCGTACTCTtgcgttagctaacgttagctaacattacttGCAGTTGCGTTGACGATCGACTTCAGAAGTTAGGTAGCTAACTTACTGTTTAGCAAATAGCATTGACGTTATGAACAGTGTCATTCATTGAGACGTTATCGAgttagctagcctagctaacgttagttagccaAGTTCTAATGCCGCTAATGCGGTAACGTTTTACCCTAGCTTGGGTTTAACATTAGCTAGGTAGCTCCCcagctagccaactaaaaaaccACAAACGTCATCGCAGCTGGCAAGAGTAGTTCGCCATAAAATTAACAATCAAGTTATGGTGATTTTGCCGTATACAGACACTATGTTGGCAAAATCACTCGTTTAAGTAACAGGCGTAGCAGGCGTAGGAAGCTCTgtaagccaactagctagctagttagtcgtTAGGCCAGCTAAAATTTGCTTTAGCTAGACGTTTTAGCGAAATACTGAGCTAATGGCTAACTAGCCATTTCTTTTGCTACTTGGATAATCGGCAACTTTCGGACGAGCTATAAGTTTTAGTAAAATTAAACTTGGCCTCTTAATTTGTCAGTTCCGCTGTAGTGACTGGGTCGGCTAATCAGATATCATGAACTCTCTGGCTGGATGGAAGCTATTtagtaagctagctagctacattccATACCATTCCTcgcgctccctccctccgtATCCCACCCCCAACACAACCCCAGGCCTCTGTCCCTTTAAGTTGTGGCCTACTTGCTCTGCGCCTTGTCGTGTACAACATGGCAATGCAATGGGCTGGACTTCGTCGTGTCTTCGATCCTATCGCACAGTTCAAACAAATCCCCTGTTCTAACAGAAAGCTACCAAGAGACCGTCAAGGATGTTTTGGAAAAACGGTTTACCCAATCGTTTTCTTACCCCGCTGTCTGCTGCTTCCTCCCAGTTCTCCGTAACCTCCTCATCTTCCATGTTCcaatctcccacacacactccaggaaCGAATTCTTGGTCTACCAGCTATTGGCTATTAATATACATACAAAACTTTTATTGCCGCCACCTGCTGTTTTGGATGCTAACTGCATCGCTATTGTAAGGACGAAACAAACTTTTGCCAAAGCAGTGGAAATAGTGTAATAGCCAATAGTGTGGAGAAAAAGAggaacagctcatgatccaaagcccCCCCCTGTGAAATATGGAAGAGTAGTGTCATGGCTTTTGCAtgaatggctgcttctggaacaggctGATTGTGTCTGTATTGCTAATGTAACAGAGGATGGCAGCAGTAGGATGCATTCAGAAGTGTACAGACTGATTTTATTCTGGTTTATGTACAAATAAATTCTTCCAACCTCATTGGCCAGACAATGCCTTGGCAACTATGGCATTCATCGATGGGAAAAAGTGGACAGTTTTGGACTGGCTAAGTCAGTCACCTGATTTAAATCCATTTGAGCGTGCATTTCACGTCACGTAGATGCGGGTCAGCTTCAGTTGATGTTCAAATCaactgtcagaatggggaaaaaaatataatctaagtgactttgactgtggaatgattgttggtggtttgagtacctcagaaactgctgatctcctgggattttcatgcacactagtctctagtgtttgcaaaaaatggtgcaaaaaacaaacaaaaaaagtgagcagcagttcagacaGAAACGGACAGAAGTTAATGAAAGactccagactggtcaaagctgacaggaaggtaacagtaacacaaattaccacacattacaacagtggtatgcagaagagcatctctgaatacacaacacatcataacagcagcagaagtctcaaaaataagtctattaaatacctaataagtgcATATAAATTGCAGGTGATTGGTAATGGGTGTAGCTGGTGACATGTGACAAATCGTTGCATACATGTAAATACCTTGAAATGTCATCACAAAAAGctgatgcttttgtccaaagcaatttatatttgattagactaagcaagggccaATTCTCCCTGTGGCAATGTgggatgtttttgtttcttcactggggcttgaaccatcaaccttccactAAGTGAACTTGGTCCAGACAAAAGGCTGATTGTCCGTACTTTCGTCTCAGATGAATCTTTGAAAAAGCCCAAAAtggtaaatttccctctaccaTCACTATTACTTTTGGAAAGCTCTGTAGCTCAGCCCCAAGTTTTTCCATGGAACTTCTGAAACGGGAAATTAGGCACCTTTTTGGCAGCCCTGCGAATTAAATCTAAAAACGAGGCCAGAGCCCTTTACGAGCAACAGAGGAGAGGGTGTTTCCGCACTTGTGGAGAAATTGGCGAGAGAAGTGGTAGCAGGATTTGCAGGGAGGAAAATTAACataatcagaatcagaatcagaatcagaatcactttattcgccaagaagttttcacatacaaggaatttTCTCTGGTTAGTGGATGCATGCAGAccacataaagaataatactaaaaatagaaacatagatataaaatgtaaatggaatgtaaatataaataaaaaataaaaataaatatttacaatacaagatGATACTGAA
Above is a genomic segment from Conger conger chromosome 10, fConCon1.1, whole genome shotgun sequence containing:
- the szrd1 gene encoding SUZ domain-containing protein 1, coding for MEDEEVTENWEEAADSGEMERRLEEKLRISQKEKMSGGGSGRSPLRTAIVIQDDSLPAAPPPQIRILKRPSSNGSLGSPLAPARPLPQVKSLAQREAEYAEARRRILGSASPEDSPQDRPNTDRPTRVSGPQASEDSRSNNHVIRQPAGPDGTQGFRQRR